One window of Scheffersomyces stipitis CBS 6054 chromosome 1, whole genome shotgun sequence genomic DNA carries:
- the TGL2 gene encoding Triglyceride lipase-cholesterol esterase has translation MASLAATLYTIGILLLQILLQYVHSSFCYIIAFVPTRRKTDKQISTTDGAPETVQTRHIDAIDIADIVAPFGYIVREHVVTTEDGYILVIHKLEKKSNHSKNSKKIAYFHHGMLTNSELFVLGDEKNKTLPFILADLDYDVWLGNNRGNKYSRKHLKLSASDVKFWDFSLDEFAYYDIPAILDYIKSLYRPEDKITYIGFSQGCSQLFACLSLHPHINKYLNMFIGLSPALIPQNLSHPIFKVIVNQTAKDANFLYNLFGRRAILSSVAFWSHILGPYYNKVVDVSLVYLFGWSGKNISNKQKQTGYPHMFSNSSVKSLIHWFQIIYTKRFQMYDETESFGRTKLSMLSSASKNKGHRVAPFPVAHHLDVPMTLFYGDSDILVDIERTKSLIVDQNEKMQTKLDVVLCPGYEHMDTLWSDNVYEDVFAKVVAVME, from the coding sequence ATGGCATCACTAGCGGCGACTCTCTATACAATAGGGATACTATTGTTACAAATCCTACTTCAATATGTCCATTCTTCGTTCTGTTACATTATAGCGTTTGTTCCTACAAGGAGGAAAACAGATAAACAGATTTCTACCACAGATGGAGCTCCAGAAACTGTGCAAACAAGACACATTGACGCCATTGATATAGCAGATATCGTCGCTCCGTTTGGCTACATCGTCAGAGAGCATGTAGTCACTACTGAAGATGGCTATATACTCGTTATTCACaaattagaaaagaaatcgaaCCACCTGAAAAACTCTAAGAAAATCGCCTATTTCCACCACGGGATGCTCACAAACTCTGAGTTGTTTGTCTTGGGAGAcgagaagaacaagacgTTGCCCTTCATTTTGGCAGATCTCGACTACGACGTATGGTTGGGAAATAATCGTGGAAATAAGTACTCAAGAAAACACTTGAAGTTATCGGCTTCAGATGTCAAGTTTTGGGACTTTTCTTTGGACGAGTTTGCCTACTACGATATTCCAGCCATACTAGACTATATCAAGTCTCTCTACCGTCCAGAAGATAAAATCACATATATAGGTTTCTCCCAAGGTTGTTCCCAGCTTTTTGCATGCTTGAGTTTGCACCCACATATCAACAAATACTTGAACATGTTCATCGGACTTTCTCCGGCATTGATACCACAAAACTTGAGTCATCCTATCTTCAAGGTCATCGTCAATCAAACCGCAAAAGAtgccaacttcttgtacaacttgttTGGTAGAAGAGCTATATTGTCTTCAGTAGCGTTCTGGTCGCATATCCTCGGGCCATACTACAATAAGGTTGTAGATGTTTCATTGGTTTACTTATTTGGCTGGTCAGGCAAGAACATAAGCAATAAGCAGAAACAGACTGGGTATCCTCATATGTTTTCCAATCTGTCGGTGAAATCTCTTATTCACTGGTTTCAAATCATATACACGAAGAGATTCCAGATGTATGACGAAACTGAAAGTTTTGGCCGCACAAAACTCTCAATGTTGTCTTCAGCTCTGAAGAACAAGGGCCACCGTGTCGCTCCGTTCCCAGTGGCTCATCATCTTGATGTGCCTATGACATTATTCTACGGTGATAGTGATATCTTGGTAGATATAGAACGTACAAAAAGCTTGATCGTCGACCAAAATGAAAAGATGCAAACAAAGCTAGACGTGGTCCTCTGTCCAGGTTACGAGCATATGGACACTCTTTGGTCTGATAATGTCTACGAAGATGTATTCGCCAAAGTTGTAGCTGTTATGGAA
- the GUP1 gene encoding glycerol transporter (glycerol transporter (Glycerol uptake protein 1)) translates to MSVLKLVTDFFSLETLDVRLLPTADAARREKIIKSANPRSRWNTVEYKFYLGVFAVVVPLMFYTAHTAASESNENYPRFAHLLSKGWMFGRKVDNSDQQYRFFRDNFPMLCVLIIAHCALRRIITPILRLSKRTYFDFGFGLLFLFGAHGTNVLRILIHLGINYAIGRFVPSPKAAIWIVWIYGISTLFINDRYRTLPFGVDAIDNRFKGIIERWDVFFNFTLLRMLSYNLDYLEKKRDNANSPEDDKITSKSSTLKLVNLDNRERLTAPIPLTDYNIINYLAYITYTPLFIAGPIVTFNDFIYQSNYQQLASVKDYKRTFIYFLRFCFCVLVMEFLLHFMYVVAVSKTKAWNGDTPFQISMLGLFNLNIIWLKLLIPWRMFRLWSLLDGIDPPENMIRCMDNNFSAVAFWRAWHRSYNQWIIRYIYIPLGGGGSHRVLNSLFVFSFVAIWHDIELKLLLWGWLVVIFLIPEIVATTIFKKFSEAWWYRHVCGVGAVVNIWMMMIANLFGFCLGKDGTIALLHEMFSTVSGIQFFVLASGALFVGAQVMFEIRESEKRKGIYVKC, encoded by the exons ATGTCGGTTCTAAAGCTAGTAACcgacttcttctcgttAGAGACTTTGGATGTGCGTCTCTTGCCAACTGCAGATGCTgccagaagagaaaagatcATCAAATCAGCCAATCCTCGCTCAAGATGGAATACTGTCGAATACAAATTCTACCTAGGAGTCTTCGCAGTCGTAGTTCCGTTGATGTTTTACACAGCCCATACGGCTGCCAGTGAATCCAATGAAAACTACCCTCGTTTCGCCCATTTGCTCAGTAAGGGATGGATGTTCGGCAGAAAAGTTGACAATTCTGATCAGCAGTATCGTTTCTTCAGAGACAACTTCCCCATGTTGTGTGTCTTGATAATTGCCCATTGCGCATTGAGAAGAATCATAACTCCAATCTTACGGTTGTCCAAAAGAACATactttgattttggttttggcttgcttttcctttttggGGCCCACGGGACAAACGTCTTGAGAATCTTAATCCACCTTGGAATCAACTACGCAATTGGCAGATTTGTTCCTTCTCCCAAGGCAGCTATTTGGATTGTCTGGATTTACGGAATTCTGACTTTGTTTATTAATGATAGATACAGAACTCTACCTTTTGGTGTAGACGCAATTGACAACAGATTTAAAGGCATCATCGAAAGATGGGacgttttcttcaacttcaccTTGTTGAGAATGCTCTCGTACAACTTGGactacttggaaaagaaacGCGACAACGCAAATTCG CCAGAAGACGATAAAATAACTTCGAAGTCATCAACATTGAAACTTGTAAACTTGGATAATAGGGAAAGACTTACAGCTCCGATCCCTTTGACAGACTACAACATCATAAACTATCTTGCCTATATAACGTATACTCCATTGTTCATTGCAGGACCAATTGTAACCTTCAATGACTTCATCTACCAATCGAACTACCAACAGCTAGCTTCTGTGAAAGACTATAAGCGTACtttcatctacttcttgCGATTTTGCTTCTGTGTTCTAGTCATGGAATTCTTGCTCCATTTCATGTATGTCGTGGCTGTATCTAAAACGAAAGCCTGGAACGGCGACACCCCTTTCCAGATCTCAATGTTGGGCttattcaatttgaatataatctggttgaagttgttaaTTCCCTGGAGAATGTTCAGATTGTGGAGTCTCTTAGATGGCATTGATCCGCCAGAAAATATGATCAGATGCATGgacaacaacttttcagcgGTAGCTTTCTGGAGGGCCTGGCACAGATCGTATAACCAATGGATTATCCGTTATATCTATATTCCTTTAGGTGGTGGAGGCAGTCACAGAGTGCTCAACTCGTTGTTTGTATTCTCTTTCGTGGCCATCTGGCACGACATCgagttgaaattgttgttATGGGGCTGGCTTGTAGTGATATTCCTTATTCCCGAGATCGTAGCTACcaccattttcaagaaattctcTGAAGCATGGTGGTACCGTCATGTGTGTGGCGTAGGTGCTGTAGTGAACATCtggatgatgatgataGCTAACTTGTTTGGATTCTGTCTCGGGAAAGATGGCACGATCGCTCTTCTCCACGAGATGTTCAGCACAGTAAGTGGAATCCAGTTCTTTGTTTTGGCTTCTGGAGCATTATTTGTAGGTGCACAGGTGATGTTTGAGATCAgagaatctgaaaagagaaagggGATATATGTCAAGTGCTAG